A section of the Dehalobacter sp. DCM genome encodes:
- a CDS encoding DUF7479 domain-containing protein, whose product MKKYICNKCGATLEILDLDTKYLEFDGMQEGYACDTCNEWWFSSKISKVIVKGEGDCEAKME is encoded by the coding sequence ATGAAGAAATATATATGCAATAAATGCGGGGCTACACTTGAGATTCTTGATTTAGACACAAAGTATCTGGAATTTGACGGTATGCAGGAAGGTTATGCCTGCGATACCTGCAATGAATGGTGGTTTAGTTCTAAGATTTCTAAAGTCATCGTCAAGGGTGAAGGCGACTGCGAGGCTAAGATGGAATAA
- a CDS encoding 2-hydroxyacyl-CoA dehydratase family protein, translated as MNYNELFNMCGLDDEWQAQNKERIEKFLYQMYIRSDQDIADSVAWTKKQYDTSLPSTRQFLAVLMKEAMDYALARDEREIIINYTRPTMASLSQGFHVWENRINAELGYNKFYARGTSIVYLMIVLGTIFNKANWCIELSEDLGQTAGKGHCSEYQIWEGALFKGMIPAPDVEVSCGLFCDQAPEVEAKMAVDYNFDVVFTDLPEDHPWDTWPHMDINAIKYLSKNTEAVYDYLREKYGFTMSEDDKSQGVLEANQFITAHMAIVNLVATTDGLPVSHADMFLSFISAAIGSVYKDEVLAAMKQMQKDIRKRIREESFIVPPGAPRAYGTFVAVADMRFYHQVEEAGIHLTHVWFEPIPPEVFSTPPASDIPREQGYEMIFRFQGLGDLCGSSIKQARFAVENFNLDGLMIFETMFCRPLCLPSVQIKDYVQKHCNNIPVMRLELDAYDSRNYTPEQYRTRLESFAEVMRMRKAMKEISAI; from the coding sequence ATGAATTATAATGAATTGTTTAACATGTGCGGTCTTGATGATGAATGGCAGGCACAGAACAAGGAGAGAATTGAGAAGTTCCTTTACCAAATGTATATCCGCTCTGATCAGGATATCGCCGATTCAGTTGCTTGGACCAAAAAGCAGTATGATACATCCCTCCCCAGTACCCGCCAGTTCCTGGCCGTATTAATGAAAGAGGCAATGGACTATGCGCTGGCCAGAGACGAACGGGAGATCATTATCAACTATACCCGTCCGACCATGGCCTCGCTATCCCAGGGCTTCCATGTTTGGGAGAATAGAATTAACGCTGAGCTGGGCTACAATAAGTTTTACGCCCGCGGCACTTCCATTGTTTATTTAATGATCGTTTTAGGGACCATCTTTAACAAAGCTAACTGGTGTATCGAACTGTCGGAAGATCTGGGGCAAACTGCAGGCAAAGGACATTGCTCCGAATACCAGATATGGGAAGGTGCCCTTTTCAAGGGTATGATCCCGGCACCGGATGTTGAAGTGTCCTGCGGTCTTTTCTGTGACCAGGCGCCTGAAGTTGAAGCAAAGATGGCTGTGGACTACAACTTTGATGTTGTCTTTACGGATCTGCCGGAGGACCATCCTTGGGATACCTGGCCTCATATGGATATAAACGCCATTAAATATTTATCCAAAAATACTGAAGCGGTCTACGACTATCTGCGGGAGAAGTACGGCTTCACTATGTCGGAAGACGATAAGAGCCAAGGCGTCCTGGAAGCCAACCAGTTTATCACGGCACATATGGCGATTGTCAATCTGGTTGCCACCACGGACGGTTTGCCGGTCAGCCATGCCGATATGTTTTTATCCTTCATCAGCGCAGCCATCGGTTCCGTTTATAAGGATGAGGTTCTCGCAGCTATGAAACAGATGCAGAAGGATATTCGTAAGCGGATCAGAGAGGAAAGCTTTATCGTTCCGCCCGGAGCACCGCGCGCGTATGGGACTTTCGTTGCCGTAGCGGATATGCGCTTCTATCATCAGGTTGAGGAAGCAGGAATTCACCTGACGCACGTCTGGTTTGAACCTATACCACCTGAAGTATTCAGCACTCCCCCTGCCTCCGATATTCCGCGTGAACAGGGTTATGAGATGATTTTCCGTTTCCAAGGCCTGGGCGACCTCTGCGGCTCCTCAATAAAGCAAGCGCGATTCGCTGTCGAAAATTTCAACCTGGACGGATTGATGATTTTTGAGACGATGTTCTGCCGCCCTCTGTGTCTGCCGTCAGTCCAGATTAAGGACTATGTCCAGAAACACTGCAACAATATTCCCGTTATGCGTCTTGAACTGGATGCTTACGACAGCCGCAACTATACGCCGGAACAATACCGTACGCGTCTGGAATCCTTTGCTGAGGTTATGAGAATGCGGAAGGCCATGAAAGAAATATCCGCCATATAA
- the trsS gene encoding radical SAM (seleno)protein TrsS, which produces MTNQILAGRRSLCPICLTQLDAAVVQRGEDVFLEKTCPEHGFFSTIIWRGDTPSWTNWNSPDEPHSPPKHHTQKEKGCPLDCGLCPDHTAHTCTILFEVTERCNLGCPVCFAHSGELSVPDIALGQVKKVFQGIIAAGGPYPLQLSGGEPTVRDDLPKIVALAKELGFPHVQINTNGLRIAENISYLHSLKEAGTDLIYLQMDGTDDGVYRQIRGRALADVKRKALENCTAVRIGVQLVPTMIRGVNDHQLGAIVELAKEFMPTVKGIHFQPVSYFGRFLPMPSNETRMTIPDVLHGLEVQTGGELKAEHYLPRRKHDAHCGFSAFYILGEDGVLRSATHFYPAKPASKRSEMTPAEHVRKFITSHSRFIEDDPSECECMRTARLNKALARAQKYSLSISGMPFMDAWTIDLERLKNCCVHVARPDGRIIPFCANYLTNREGVKLYD; this is translated from the coding sequence ATGACGAATCAGATACTTGCCGGCAGACGCAGCCTTTGTCCCATCTGTTTAACACAACTGGATGCAGCGGTCGTGCAACGTGGGGAAGATGTTTTTCTTGAAAAAACCTGTCCGGAACATGGTTTCTTTTCAACGATTATCTGGCGCGGAGATACCCCGTCCTGGACGAACTGGAATTCACCAGACGAGCCGCACAGCCCACCCAAGCATCACACCCAAAAAGAGAAGGGATGCCCGCTGGACTGCGGTCTCTGTCCTGATCATACCGCACATACCTGCACGATACTCTTCGAGGTTACGGAACGCTGTAATCTCGGCTGTCCGGTTTGTTTTGCCCATTCAGGGGAATTATCCGTCCCGGATATCGCGTTGGGTCAAGTAAAAAAGGTTTTTCAAGGGATTATTGCAGCCGGAGGACCTTATCCGCTGCAGCTGTCAGGCGGCGAGCCCACAGTCCGAGATGATCTTCCGAAGATTGTAGCACTGGCCAAAGAGCTGGGTTTCCCGCATGTTCAGATCAATACCAACGGTCTGAGAATCGCTGAAAATATTAGCTATCTTCATTCCTTGAAGGAGGCTGGCACCGATCTCATCTATTTACAGATGGACGGCACGGATGATGGTGTTTACCGGCAGATACGCGGACGAGCATTAGCCGATGTTAAGCGGAAGGCGTTGGAAAACTGCACTGCTGTCCGTATCGGTGTTCAGCTGGTTCCCACAATGATCCGCGGCGTCAATGACCATCAACTGGGAGCAATTGTCGAGCTGGCCAAAGAGTTTATGCCCACGGTCAAGGGAATCCATTTTCAGCCGGTAAGTTATTTCGGCCGTTTTTTACCCATGCCTTCCAATGAGACTCGTATGACTATACCGGATGTTCTGCATGGTCTGGAGGTCCAGACCGGCGGTGAACTTAAGGCCGAACACTATCTGCCTCGGCGTAAGCATGATGCGCATTGCGGATTTTCTGCTTTCTATATCTTGGGGGAAGACGGTGTTCTTCGTTCCGCCACCCATTTCTACCCTGCCAAGCCGGCATCCAAACGATCGGAGATGACCCCGGCTGAGCATGTAAGGAAATTCATCACCAGCCACAGCCGTTTTATCGAAGACGATCCCAGTGAATGTGAATGTATGCGGACAGCACGGTTGAATAAGGCTTTGGCCCGTGCTCAGAAGTATAGTTTGTCCATTTCCGGCATGCCCTTTATGGATGCCTGGACTATCGACTTGGAACGCCTAAAAAACTGCTGTGTCCATGTCGCGCGTCCTGACGGACGGATCATACCTTTCTGCGCCAATTATCTTACGAATAGGGAGGGTGTAAAACTCTATGATTAA
- a CDS encoding (Fe-S)-binding protein translates to MSNLKVTQNIADMCLECGLCMDACAFLPKVCDNPKVLAEEMLAGRYVAKTEVPYLCNMCSKCATVCPESLDIGNMIQEIRIQFFAEDLPLPGNIKYVKNQQKFVSSEQFFLAKPAPSGNTKRMFFPGCHLAGYSAELVDAAWRWLNQHDQDCGLLLTCCGAPSYDTGDKETYEKIVAQVKDAMASFRAEKLITACSNCTVHFRDFTDVSTVSIYEVMDENWDNPARDAGNWVMHDPCKSRTFPEMQQAVRSLLAKAGCQVQEPADSGADAKCCGMGGLVAYTDADWACKLAKERADELGGDLVTYCASCRQAMRPYDRYGLHVLDLLFTADLDDAKKAEAHGAADAKKSQLKTRELLSN, encoded by the coding sequence ATGTCAAATTTGAAAGTTACTCAAAATATCGCGGATATGTGCCTAGAGTGCGGCTTGTGCATGGATGCCTGTGCATTTTTGCCCAAGGTGTGCGATAATCCGAAAGTACTGGCTGAAGAGATGCTGGCCGGTCGTTATGTTGCCAAGACTGAAGTACCCTATTTGTGCAATATGTGCAGTAAATGCGCTACGGTCTGTCCTGAAAGCTTAGATATCGGCAACATGATCCAGGAGATCCGTATTCAGTTCTTTGCGGAAGATCTGCCGTTGCCCGGTAATATTAAGTATGTAAAAAACCAGCAGAAATTTGTTTCTTCGGAACAATTCTTTCTGGCTAAGCCGGCACCTTCCGGCAATACGAAAAGGATGTTTTTCCCCGGCTGCCATTTAGCCGGTTACTCCGCGGAATTGGTGGACGCAGCCTGGAGATGGCTGAATCAGCACGATCAGGATTGCGGCTTGTTGCTGACCTGCTGCGGCGCACCAAGCTATGATACGGGTGATAAAGAAACGTATGAAAAGATAGTTGCGCAAGTTAAAGACGCCATGGCTTCTTTCCGCGCCGAAAAATTAATTACAGCTTGTTCTAACTGCACAGTTCACTTCCGCGATTTTACCGATGTGTCAACCGTTAGTATTTACGAGGTAATGGACGAGAATTGGGATAACCCTGCCAGAGATGCCGGAAATTGGGTCATGCACGATCCCTGCAAATCGCGGACTTTTCCAGAAATGCAGCAGGCTGTCCGTTCGTTACTGGCCAAAGCCGGGTGTCAAGTCCAAGAACCAGCGGACAGCGGTGCGGATGCCAAATGCTGCGGTATGGGCGGACTGGTTGCCTACACCGATGCGGACTGGGCGTGTAAATTAGCCAAGGAGCGGGCTGACGAACTGGGAGGCGACCTGGTTACTTACTGCGCCAGCTGCCGGCAGGCCATGCGCCCCTATGATCGCTACGGTTTGCACGTACTGGATCTGCTGTTTACTGCGGATTTGGACGATGCAAAAAAAGCTGAAGCGCATGGGGCTGCCGATGCGAAGAAGAGTCAATTAAAGACACGTGAATTACTATCTAACTAA
- a CDS encoding helix-turn-helix domain-containing protein translates to MSSPLNGGFCTLDKNDFLVESGIQPDSCDIQDNRVLILDKDLNTVNYTPDFLRFFYDPEHIHKSLFGKSILFYAPNFEELGEIDRFRKVARYGGSFNIDCYETITEEIKPVYDRMCVFSNNELVYIVHTDITEQVKNDHRLSSQAEYIRHLEKCCSELKVTINTMMSLTAAQNSSLQNVFYCNIEQMLFPLLDALRNTNLNSHQLGILDVISENLSTMMDPFVKMINTESNLTKKELQIANLVRQGKTTKEIAALLILSPRTVDFHRANIRKKLDIKNLKNDLQKHLVQLGINNNYKSTFRLT, encoded by the coding sequence ATGAGCAGCCCGTTGAATGGTGGTTTCTGCACCTTAGACAAGAACGATTTTCTTGTTGAAAGTGGCATTCAGCCCGATTCCTGTGATATTCAGGACAACCGAGTCCTGATTTTAGACAAAGACTTGAATACCGTGAATTACACACCTGATTTTCTTCGGTTTTTTTATGATCCGGAGCATATTCATAAGTCTTTATTTGGAAAAAGTATCTTATTCTATGCTCCCAATTTTGAAGAGTTGGGGGAGATCGACCGGTTTAGGAAGGTAGCACGTTACGGCGGCTCTTTTAACATCGACTGTTATGAAACCATCACAGAGGAGATAAAGCCTGTTTATGACAGAATGTGTGTATTCAGCAATAACGAGCTTGTCTACATCGTTCACACCGATATTACCGAACAAGTCAAGAATGATCATAGACTGAGTTCACAGGCGGAGTACATCCGTCATCTGGAAAAATGCTGTTCAGAATTAAAAGTGACGATCAATACAATGATGAGTCTGACGGCAGCGCAAAACTCTTCCCTACAAAATGTTTTCTATTGCAATATTGAGCAGATGCTTTTTCCTCTATTAGACGCCCTCCGAAACACCAACCTGAACAGCCATCAGCTGGGCATTCTTGACGTCATTTCCGAAAACCTCAGCACCATGATGGATCCCTTCGTCAAAATGATCAACACCGAAAGTAATTTGACCAAAAAAGAATTGCAGATAGCCAACCTCGTCCGTCAGGGTAAGACAACCAAGGAGATAGCTGCTTTACTCATACTGTCACCTAGAACGGTTGATTTCCATAGAGCAAATATACGCAAGAAACTCGATATCAAAAATCTGAAGAATGACCTGCAAAAGCACTTGGTGCAGTTAGGCATTAACAATAATTACAAGAGTACTTTTCGGTTAACGTAG
- a CDS encoding DVU_1553 family AMP-dependent CoA ligase has translation MNSIEAEVLRNIGNMTLEDYQLKCLREMIHYAKENSLFYRTLLADAPELNTLADLQKIPFTTHTDLRSVPYKMLCVSLSGVARVFAHFTTGTLGEPKKIFFSENDVECIVRSMAAITANVIEGAGMAIPGAKVAIYLPNVGQPLSMAEMIARGTTLIGGVPFIGSCKDRTENQINEIVENRPQVLMGSAFRIWRITQVGRESCDLRQAGVKAVFITSEYLSSTMRTRLEKAWGAEVFHHYGMTEPGFAIAIECGCHTGFHYNESDLYFEVVDPETGTPLGDGEEGELVFTSLRREAMPLIRYRTGDIASITRKPCSCGTTLSRIGTLTKKIGLTYRLESGEEIYSSLFDEALYELDELIDYRLWLNSENGRDHLHCVTEMLGSDPSYSDRVRRQLLTVPAVANAIQARLMSEPSVEIAPRETLRRGGRGMKRKIVDTRFEEGAEANG, from the coding sequence ATGAATAGTATAGAGGCTGAAGTCCTTCGGAACATCGGCAATATGACTTTGGAAGACTATCAACTGAAGTGTTTGCGCGAGATGATCCATTATGCCAAAGAAAACTCCCTATTTTACCGTACGTTGCTTGCGGACGCACCAGAACTAAATACGCTGGCTGATTTGCAGAAAATACCGTTTACTACCCATACCGATTTACGCAGCGTTCCTTATAAGATGCTTTGTGTTTCCCTCTCCGGTGTAGCCCGGGTATTTGCCCACTTTACCACCGGAACCTTAGGGGAACCTAAGAAAATATTCTTTTCCGAAAACGACGTTGAATGCATCGTACGCTCGATGGCTGCCATCACCGCGAACGTGATTGAAGGCGCGGGTATGGCTATTCCCGGTGCTAAGGTGGCTATTTACCTGCCCAACGTCGGACAGCCGCTGTCCATGGCGGAAATGATCGCTCGGGGTACTACCCTGATTGGCGGCGTACCTTTTATCGGTTCCTGCAAAGATAGAACCGAAAACCAGATTAATGAAATCGTGGAAAACCGTCCTCAGGTATTAATGGGTTCCGCTTTCCGCATTTGGCGCATTACACAGGTGGGAAGGGAAAGCTGTGATCTGCGCCAGGCTGGTGTGAAAGCGGTATTTATCACTTCCGAGTATCTTTCTTCGACCATGCGGACCCGATTGGAGAAGGCCTGGGGAGCCGAGGTGTTCCATCATTATGGTATGACGGAGCCGGGCTTTGCCATTGCCATCGAATGCGGCTGCCATACCGGTTTTCACTATAACGAAAGCGACTTGTATTTCGAGGTTGTTGATCCGGAAACCGGTACGCCGCTGGGTGACGGCGAAGAAGGGGAACTGGTCTTTACCTCTCTTCGCCGGGAGGCTATGCCGCTGATCCGATACCGAACCGGTGATATCGCCTCAATCACTCGGAAACCCTGCTCTTGCGGAACGACACTTTCACGGATAGGGACGTTGACCAAGAAGATAGGACTGACCTATCGTCTGGAATCCGGCGAGGAAATCTATTCCTCATTGTTTGACGAAGCTCTTTATGAATTGGATGAATTGATCGATTACCGGCTTTGGCTAAACAGTGAGAACGGCCGGGACCATCTGCACTGCGTTACCGAGATGCTCGGCAGCGACCCTTCGTATAGCGACCGGGTGCGTCGGCAGCTGCTAACCGTTCCAGCCGTCGCCAATGCAATACAAGCGCGCTTGATGTCCGAGCCCTCGGTAGAAATCGCTCCGCGGGAGACACTGCGGCGGGGCGGACGCGGCATGAAAAGGAAGATTGTCGATACACGATTTGAAGAAGGGGCGGAAGCAAATGGTTGA
- a CDS encoding acyl-CoA dehydratase activase, whose product MLVAGVDVGAATAKTAIVLDGKLISWAVQPTGDYVEKAAMEVTQTALAKAGYTMNDIDQCCSTGYGRRAVYFSQKAISEIICHAKGVNYSYPNVRTIIDIGGQDSKVISVNSNGTVADFVMNDKCAAGTGRFLEVMADVMRLCIDQMGPEAKKSNKPALINSTCTIFAESEMVSLRAQKTPREDIIAGLHRAVSRRVGILGRQVGYKEDIAFTGGVALNTGIIHFLEEFLKTKLVIPNPPQIMGAIGAALLANSNVGTSNFDHEEKPVEDLNASAYV is encoded by the coding sequence ATGTTAGTAGCAGGTGTTGATGTTGGCGCCGCGACTGCGAAAACTGCCATTGTCTTGGATGGCAAGCTTATTTCGTGGGCAGTTCAGCCTACCGGCGACTATGTTGAAAAAGCAGCAATGGAAGTAACTCAAACTGCGCTGGCGAAAGCCGGGTACACGATGAACGATATTGACCAATGCTGCTCCACCGGATATGGCCGCCGTGCGGTGTATTTTTCCCAGAAAGCGATTTCAGAGATTATCTGTCACGCGAAAGGCGTCAACTACTCTTATCCCAACGTTCGCACCATTATTGATATCGGCGGCCAGGACTCCAAGGTTATCTCTGTTAACAGTAACGGTACTGTTGCCGACTTTGTAATGAACGATAAATGTGCTGCCGGTACCGGCCGTTTCCTTGAAGTTATGGCCGACGTTATGCGCCTCTGCATTGACCAAATGGGGCCTGAGGCTAAAAAAAGCAATAAACCGGCTCTGATCAACAGTACCTGCACCATCTTTGCCGAATCCGAAATGGTCTCTCTGCGGGCTCAGAAGACTCCCCGTGAGGATATTATCGCCGGCCTGCATCGTGCCGTCTCCCGCCGCGTAGGCATTCTCGGCAGACAGGTTGGATATAAGGAAGACATCGCGTTTACTGGCGGTGTGGCGCTCAATACCGGGATTATCCATTTTCTTGAAGAGTTTTTGAAAACAAAGCTGGTCATTCCGAACCCGCCGCAAATCATGGGAGCCATCGGGGCGGCGCTGCTGGCCAACTCTAATGTGGGTACCTCAAATTTTGATCATGAAGAAAAGCCGGTGGAAGACCTTAATGCCAGTGCCTATGTTTAG
- a CDS encoding 2-hydroxyacyl-CoA dehydratase family protein — translation MYTNLFKLCGWSDEEINANRSRIEFMLEKINCTDEKSLKHAEEHVSSCFDLSISAPILRIYLHEFLDIVNVRNEYDTYVTINFPITPTLFLGMLYAQMRTGKSVYVKSTTQTSIVCLGMIFDKYTRVLEEGERMGQGAGKAHCGQYQAEAGLLSLGILPKPDLVVGSGWFCDQAAEADHQMSQIFGFESVYFDGCMDWPWDVELPRENFEYSAKTVERAMKRVYEVTGLEITPEDNQQAWAAFYQLSFAFLNLCGTVGHSDPQVISHADLTPPYLFALVCPHPKRVGETLQAIGAMTEEVNRRIEQGIGILPKGAPKVYVGMKTGCDVRMIKVIEEVGLSITNIFLDGMTRAEKLPLMFPENDPFMQATEYMLKRPGLNTPCYQQQYHEDMLEEFGCDGSVLSYLYNCRPWTSPALMNRDNLEKKTGLPILLLETDYYDSRLYSPQQIKTRLEAYAEMLKLNKELKA, via the coding sequence ATGTATACAAACTTATTTAAATTGTGCGGCTGGTCGGACGAAGAAATTAACGCCAATCGCTCACGGATTGAATTCATGCTGGAGAAAATCAACTGCACAGATGAAAAAAGCCTGAAGCATGCAGAAGAACACGTTTCCTCCTGTTTCGATTTGAGCATCTCTGCTCCGATACTAAGAATCTATCTTCATGAATTTTTGGATATTGTTAATGTTCGCAATGAATATGATACCTATGTTACAATCAATTTTCCGATTACACCGACACTGTTTCTCGGTATGCTTTACGCTCAAATGAGAACCGGAAAAAGCGTGTATGTCAAAAGTACGACCCAGACGTCCATCGTCTGTCTTGGGATGATCTTTGACAAGTATACCCGTGTTCTGGAGGAAGGCGAGCGGATGGGGCAGGGGGCCGGCAAGGCGCATTGCGGCCAGTACCAGGCTGAAGCGGGGCTTTTGTCGCTCGGTATTCTGCCTAAGCCTGATTTGGTGGTAGGTTCCGGGTGGTTCTGTGATCAGGCTGCGGAGGCTGATCACCAGATGTCGCAGATCTTTGGCTTTGAGTCTGTTTATTTTGACGGCTGCATGGATTGGCCGTGGGATGTCGAACTGCCGCGAGAGAATTTCGAATATTCAGCCAAGACCGTGGAAAGGGCGATGAAACGGGTTTATGAGGTGACCGGGCTGGAGATTACGCCTGAAGATAATCAACAAGCTTGGGCAGCGTTTTATCAACTCTCCTTTGCCTTTTTGAATCTTTGCGGTACAGTGGGACATTCCGACCCGCAAGTCATCTCCCATGCCGACCTCACCCCTCCTTATCTTTTCGCCCTAGTTTGTCCGCATCCTAAGAGAGTTGGAGAAACTCTGCAGGCGATTGGCGCGATGACCGAGGAGGTCAATAGAAGAATTGAACAAGGGATCGGTATACTTCCGAAAGGAGCCCCCAAGGTGTATGTGGGGATGAAGACCGGCTGCGACGTCAGGATGATTAAAGTTATTGAAGAAGTTGGTCTCTCGATTACCAATATATTCCTCGACGGTATGACACGGGCTGAAAAATTGCCGTTGATGTTCCCGGAAAACGACCCGTTTATGCAGGCGACGGAGTATATGCTCAAGCGGCCGGGACTGAATACTCCCTGCTACCAGCAGCAGTACCATGAAGATATGCTGGAGGAATTTGGTTGCGACGGATCGGTACTTTCCTATCTGTACAATTGCCGTCCGTGGACCTCTCCGGCTCTGATGAACCGGGATAACCTGGAAAAGAAAACCGGTCTGCCGATTCTGCTGCTGGAAACGGACTATTATGATAGCAGGCTTTATAGCCCGCAGCAGATCAAGACCCGTCTTGAAGCATATGCGGAAATGCTTAAATTAAACAAAGAACTGAAGGCATAG
- a CDS encoding 2-hydroxyacyl-CoA dehydratase subunit D, with the protein MEAMIRLNKHLRERPSELMNLKKSGTKIVGYAAGGFAPLEMIYAAGAVPVCLGMGGDPEVVTESMTYTPIFLCTYCRSQIAYYKLGEAPYYQITDLFVIPIVDANNKLIADSFCYFTDVNVFRFGVPHDKRPIDVDYYKYGLTNLKKKLEELTGNTITDEKLKKEIEIENKRRSLLKAISDLRIGADPVISSKDYVALHHAAFYADREIYLEVLQEIYDELKAKRVTMTEKKYSGPRIMFIGNTLAHGDVRIHEIVDTTNAEIVYEEFAEGIVPYLNNVDTSIDPLDGLADCYFTKRIRNPWDRPWGDRFDCLLAKAKEFDCQVVIWYQTLYRDGSDLQSWTYGKKFKEAGLNFVKIETNYNAAEKGPMRTRIETAIEMLGQSELEAAATL; encoded by the coding sequence ATGGAAGCAATGATTAGGCTGAACAAACATTTGCGTGAAAGGCCCAGCGAGTTGATGAACTTGAAAAAATCGGGGACGAAGATTGTGGGCTACGCTGCCGGAGGGTTTGCTCCCTTGGAAATGATCTATGCCGCCGGCGCTGTGCCTGTTTGTCTGGGAATGGGCGGTGACCCGGAAGTGGTTACGGAATCCATGACGTATACGCCAATCTTTCTGTGTACCTACTGCCGGAGCCAGATTGCTTACTACAAGCTTGGCGAGGCTCCCTACTATCAAATCACGGACCTGTTTGTGATTCCGATCGTTGACGCCAATAATAAGCTGATTGCGGATTCTTTCTGCTACTTCACCGATGTCAACGTATTTCGATTCGGTGTTCCCCACGATAAGCGCCCAATAGATGTGGACTATTATAAGTATGGCCTAACGAACCTTAAGAAGAAACTTGAAGAGTTAACGGGCAACACGATTACAGATGAAAAGCTGAAAAAAGAGATCGAGATAGAAAATAAGCGCCGCAGTCTGCTTAAGGCCATCAGCGACCTGCGAATCGGCGCTGACCCGGTCATCAGCAGCAAAGATTACGTCGCTTTGCACCATGCGGCGTTCTATGCGGACAGAGAGATTTATCTGGAAGTACTTCAGGAAATCTATGATGAGCTTAAGGCGAAACGTGTAACGATGACTGAGAAGAAGTACTCAGGCCCCCGCATTATGTTTATCGGAAACACACTGGCTCACGGGGATGTCAGAATCCACGAAATTGTGGATACCACCAATGCTGAGATCGTGTATGAAGAATTCGCCGAAGGTATTGTTCCGTATTTGAATAACGTTGACACCTCTATAGATCCCCTGGACGGACTTGCTGACTGTTATTTTACGAAACGAATCAGAAATCCTTGGGACAGGCCTTGGGGCGACAGATTCGATTGCCTGCTGGCAAAGGCAAAGGAATTTGATTGCCAAGTCGTCATCTGGTATCAGACTCTTTATCGCGACGGTTCGGATCTCCAGTCCTGGACATATGGTAAGAAATTTAAGGAAGCCGGTCTCAATTTTGTTAAAATTGAGACGAACTATAACGCCGCTGAGAAGGGCCCCATGAGGACTCGAATCGAAACTGCCATCGAAATGCTGGGGCAGAGCGAACTTGAGGCCGCAGCGACTCTCTAA
- a CDS encoding acyl-CoA dehydratase activase: MLVAGVDVGAATAKTAIVKDGHFIAFAVMPTGDIVTKAAEDVTIKALKKAGYSMKDLDYVVSTGYARHHVKFTDKAVTEIICHARGANYMMPQVRTIIDIGGQDSKVIHVNEVGRVVDFVMNDKCAAGTGRFLEVMAQVLNTTIDQMGPLSLKAKNVPDITSTCTIFAETELISLRAEMTPREDMIAGLHRAVARRVVLMGQVVGYREQVAFTGGVAMNQGIKFFLEETLKMPIVVPEQPQIMGALGAALLATETRVGKVYERSRAALNG; the protein is encoded by the coding sequence ATGCTCGTAGCAGGAGTCGACGTCGGTGCGGCAACCGCCAAGACAGCCATTGTCAAAGACGGTCATTTTATCGCCTTTGCGGTTATGCCCACAGGAGATATCGTTACCAAAGCCGCCGAGGATGTTACAATTAAGGCCTTGAAAAAAGCGGGATACAGCATGAAGGATCTTGATTACGTGGTCTCAACAGGCTATGCCCGCCACCATGTCAAATTTACGGATAAAGCCGTAACCGAAATCATTTGTCACGCCCGCGGCGCCAACTATATGATGCCGCAGGTGCGAACTATCATTGATATTGGCGGTCAGGATAGCAAGGTTATTCATGTCAATGAAGTTGGGAGAGTTGTCGACTTCGTCATGAACGACAAGTGTGCGGCCGGTACCGGACGCTTTCTGGAAGTTATGGCCCAGGTTCTGAACACGACGATTGATCAAATGGGTCCTTTATCTTTGAAAGCTAAGAATGTGCCCGATATTACCAGTACCTGTACCATATTTGCTGAAACAGAATTGATTTCGCTGCGTGCAGAAATGACGCCAAGGGAGGACATGATTGCCGGATTGCACCGTGCGGTTGCTCGCCGGGTTGTGCTCATGGGCCAAGTGGTCGGATACCGCGAGCAGGTCGCCTTCACCGGCGGAGTGGCTATGAATCAGGGCATCAAATTTTTTCTGGAGGAAACTCTCAAAATGCCGATTGTTGTTCCGGAACAACCGCAGATTATGGGCGCCTTGGGCGCAGCATTGCTGGCCACCGAAACCCGAGTCGGAAAAGTGTACGAGAGGTCGCGGGCGGCTTTAAACGGGTAA